One Candidatus Sulfurimonas baltica DNA segment encodes these proteins:
- a CDS encoding DUF2958 domain-containing protein, translated as MQTLIPPKLLQTLPNIYDTENTKDPTCHIKLFTPDSNWTWYITEVSKEDFTCFGYVVGHESELGYFNLKELESIRGPLGLPIERDIHFTPTPLSEVKKLH; from the coding sequence TTGCAAACACTTATCCCTCCTAAACTCTTACAAACACTCCCTAACATCTACGACACAGAAAACACCAAAGACCCAACATGTCATATAAAACTCTTCACACCAGATAGCAACTGGACTTGGTATATCACTGAGGTATCAAAAGAAGATTTTACATGTTTCGGCTATGTTGTAGGTCATGAATCAGAACTTGGTTATTTTAATTTGAAAGAACTTGAATCAATAAGGGGTCCACTTGGATTACCAATAGAGCGTGATATTCACTTTACGCCAACACCTCTATCAGAAGTAAAGAAGCTACACTAA
- a CDS encoding phosphate/phosphite/phosphonate ABC transporter substrate-binding protein, whose translation MKKALCYLVISYFFSMNLYAITLGVVPQQSPLKLMKVWAPIAQYLKKETGIDVTLKIESSITKFERVLYSGGYDIAYMNPYHYVVAHKKKGYLAKVKAHKNIVGILVTRKDSAIQTTQDCKNKIFLFPAPNAFAATLVTKYELLKFFNIELNEEKKFLYVNSHDSVYKGVARGIGDVGGGIERTFENLNDKVTKNSLNILYKTKGYPSHPFAFKPSLKEETIKKMSKAILNMPNGLLNKLSIKKMIKTDDSQYNIIRDIATKLKMDKN comes from the coding sequence ATGAAAAAAGCTTTATGTTATCTAGTTATTAGTTATTTCTTTTCAATGAACTTATACGCAATTACATTAGGTGTAGTTCCTCAACAAAGCCCACTTAAACTTATGAAGGTCTGGGCTCCGATAGCTCAGTATCTTAAAAAAGAGACTGGTATAGATGTTACATTAAAAATTGAATCATCAATTACTAAGTTTGAAAGAGTACTATACTCTGGTGGGTACGATATTGCCTACATGAATCCATATCATTATGTAGTAGCTCATAAGAAAAAAGGTTATTTAGCAAAAGTAAAAGCACATAAAAATATTGTTGGTATATTGGTTACAAGAAAAGATAGTGCTATACAAACTACACAAGACTGTAAAAATAAGATTTTTCTCTTTCCTGCTCCAAATGCTTTTGCAGCAACCTTAGTTACAAAATATGAGTTGTTGAAATTTTTTAATATAGAGCTAAATGAAGAGAAAAAGTTTCTTTACGTCAACTCACATGATTCTGTTTATAAAGGTGTTGCTAGAGGTATTGGAGATGTTGGTGGTGGGATTGAAAGAACATTTGAAAATTTAAATGATAAAGTAACTAAAAACTCTTTAAATATTTTATACAAAACAAAAGGTTATCCTAGTCATCCATTTGCTTTTAAACCATCTTTAAAAGAAGAGACTATAAAAAAAATGTCTAAAGCTATTCTCAATATGCCAAACGGTTTATTAAATAAGTTGAGCATAAAAAAAATGATAAAAACTGATGACTCTCAATATAATATAATAAGAGATATTGCTACAAAACTTAAAATGGATAAAAATTAA
- a CDS encoding sensor domain-containing diguanylate cyclase: MASKLFSELIVTPIIVNDLATLDNTVNSFVSIKNVIAVKIMNNNNIVLSHKNDENPTYKNIFENNKEILHLNERTLVLKLLDIKIDDDIIAKAKIIFEITDSLRMQERNKNVTFIMMILEIIVIILVAYLIGSSLIRRLSVLTHSAEEIAENNQVTIPNIDNYKDEVSILANTLQLMQNKINKRSDELKKYIQLVNENILISRTDLNGIITDVSEALCEVSGFSKEELIGKTHAVIKHPDTLISEHENLWKTISKGNEWHADVKNKTKDGGFFWADSSIYPDYDYNQNIIGYYAIRHDITSKKEIEKLSITDGLTKLYNRRYFDNMFDEEINRAKRDRKIFCLLSLDIDFFKKYNDTYGHPEGDQVLITIARVLNSHMKRAGDIAFRIGGEEFSAIFVEKNEKNVYTFTENIRQDIENQQIQHIENTSSNFVTASFGVIYIDFSKNNNAETNREVLYKEADNQLYKAKETGRNKVVIKACN, translated from the coding sequence ATGGCTAGTAAACTTTTTAGTGAGCTTATTGTTACTCCTATTATTGTTAATGACCTTGCAACTTTAGATAATACAGTAAATAGCTTCGTGAGTATTAAGAATGTTATTGCGGTTAAGATAATGAATAATAATAATATTGTTTTATCTCATAAAAATGATGAAAATCCTACTTACAAAAATATCTTTGAGAACAATAAAGAGATATTACATCTAAATGAAAGAACATTGGTATTGAAATTATTAGATATAAAAATTGATGATGATATTATTGCAAAAGCAAAAATAATTTTTGAAATTACTGATAGTTTACGTATGCAAGAGCGTAACAAAAATGTTACATTTATAATGATGATACTAGAGATAATAGTAATTATTTTAGTTGCTTACTTAATTGGATCTAGCTTGATTAGGAGACTTAGTGTTTTAACACATTCTGCGGAGGAAATAGCAGAAAATAATCAGGTCACTATTCCAAATATTGATAATTATAAAGATGAAGTATCTATATTGGCAAATACACTCCAGTTAATGCAAAATAAAATCAATAAACGAAGTGATGAATTGAAAAAATACATTCAGCTTGTTAATGAAAACATTCTTATTTCAAGAACTGATTTAAATGGAATTATTACAGATGTTAGTGAAGCTTTATGTGAAGTGTCTGGATTCTCTAAAGAAGAATTAATTGGAAAAACCCATGCAGTGATTAAGCATCCAGACACATTGATAAGTGAACATGAAAATTTATGGAAAACTATTTCTAAAGGTAATGAATGGCATGCAGATGTAAAAAATAAAACAAAAGATGGTGGTTTTTTCTGGGCTGACTCTAGCATCTATCCAGATTACGATTATAATCAAAATATTATTGGATATTATGCTATTCGTCATGATATTACTAGTAAAAAAGAGATAGAAAAGTTATCTATTACTGATGGGCTAACTAAATTATACAATAGACGATATTTTGATAACATGTTTGATGAAGAGATTAATAGAGCAAAACGAGATAGAAAAATATTTTGTTTATTATCCTTAGATATAGACTTCTTTAAAAAATATAATGATACTTATGGACATCCAGAGGGTGATCAGGTTTTAATAACTATAGCTAGAGTTTTAAACTCACATATGAAAAGAGCAGGTGATATTGCATTTAGAATAGGTGGTGAAGAATTTAGTGCAATTTTTGTAGAAAAAAATGAAAAAAATGTTTATACCTTTACTGAAAATATACGTCAAGATATAGAAAATCAACAAATTCAACATATAGAAAATACATCTTCAAATTTTGTAACTGCATCATTTGGTGTTATTTATATTGATTTTAGTAAAAATAATAATGCTGAAACAAATAGAGAGGTACTTTATAAAGAAGCTGATAATCAGCTATATAAGGCTAAAGAGACAGGACGAAATAAGGTTGTAATCAAAGCATGTAATTAG